In Janthinobacterium sp. J1-1, a single genomic region encodes these proteins:
- a CDS encoding DUF6088 family protein, translated as MKLEDRMLRSVKQRAGNVILRADIARLGSASQVTEALKSLQAKGVLIRIGTGVYAKTRKSSVTGATIPAGSLETLATETLKKLGVTVRTSKAAAAYNSGKTTQLPGAFVANTGSQRIRRKISVGGRSVVYENDYRPATASA; from the coding sequence ATGAAACTTGAAGACCGTATGCTTCGGTCCGTGAAGCAGCGAGCCGGCAATGTTATATTGCGGGCCGACATTGCTCGCTTGGGTAGTGCCTCGCAGGTCACCGAAGCGCTCAAATCGTTGCAAGCCAAGGGCGTTCTGATTCGAATCGGGACTGGAGTCTACGCCAAAACACGCAAGAGTTCGGTTACAGGGGCGACCATCCCGGCCGGCAGTCTTGAGACCTTGGCGACCGAGACCCTGAAAAAACTGGGTGTCACAGTGCGCACGAGTAAAGCAGCTGCTGCATACAATTCCGGTAAAACAACCCAACTTCCAGGGGCCTTCGTTGCCAATACTGGTAGTCAACGTATTCGCAGGAAAATTTCTGTGGGAGGCCGCTCGGTAGTTTATGAGAACGATTACAGACCAGCAACAGCGAGCGCTTGA